AGCGCGGCGCAGTGCCAAAGTCGAAGATCGCGAGGCCGTCGCTGCCCCCGCTCAGCGTGTGCGAGCCGTGCGCATCGAGCTCGGCGCAGAACCCGGGCAGCATGCGCTCGATCGCGTCCTCGCCGCCCTTCAGCAGGATGTGCACGTGCTGCGCCTGCGGCGTCGCGCGGCGCGGCGCCGGCGCGCTCGGCAGCTCGTCGCGATCGAGCACGAGCACGCGCGCGAAATGCTTTGCGAGCGCGTGCGCCGCGAGCATGCCCGCGAGGCTTCCGCCCACCACGATCGCGCGCTGCCCCAACAACTCTCCGCTCATCTCGTGCTCCGCTCGGCGAAAGGCGCGCAAGCTAACGCAGCCGCTGCGCTCGACTCTCGAGGACCCGGCGCGCGAACTCGCACGATCGGTGCCAGTACGACGCGCGCCTCGGGTCCGCCTCGCGTCCTCGCTGGGTCGCAGCTCCACGGGAGAAGCGCACGGGTGCCCCAAGGAGACTCACGCGTGCCGTTCGTGGTCGGATCGCGCGAATTCGCATCTCGCCTCACCCAACGCCGCGCGGCGGGGCGCGACTCCCGGTCAGTGCCGCGTCCCGCGCACTTCGCGAGTCATTAGGGCGGCACGGCGATTGCGGGGGAGTGCGGTCGCCCCCGCCATGAAGGAGATCACCGTGATTCGACTCACTCGTGAGCTCGCCTGCGTTGCGTTGGCAGCGCTGCTCGCCGCTCCGGCACTCGCGGAGTGCGACGAGCTTTTCCCCGACCTGACCTGCGATCGCTCGGGCCGCTTCGACGGCTTCGAGATGCCGATCGTGCAGCCCTACTTGTTCGAGGATCCGTTCATCACGACGGGCGTGTACCCGTACTACGTCTGGCATCAATTCCCGAAGAGCTCTCCGCTCGAGGGCGGCGAGGCGCACGTGCTCGCCGCGCAGCTGCGCATCGCGGTGACGGATCGCTTCGCGATCATCGCGACCAAAGACGGCTACATGTGGTCGCGGCCCGACAACCCGCTGCTCGAAGAGACGGGCGGGTTCATGAACCTCGGCTTCGGCGTGAAGTACGCGCTCTACCAGGATCGCGACGCCGGCCGCATCGTGTCGCTCGCGCTGAAGTACGAAGCGCCGAGCGGCAACGACGACGTCTTCCAGGGCGAGGGCGACGGCATGCTGATGCCGTCGATCACCGGCGCCATGAAGCTCGGCGACCTCGCCGTGCAGGGCGACCTCGGCGGCATCTGGGCGATCGACCACCGGCAGTCGAGCTCGATCTACTACCACCTCTACTTCGGCTACCCGATCGCCGATCGCATCACACCGTTCCTGCAGTTCTCGGGAATGCACTGGGTCGATTCCGGTGACGGCACACAGGAGATCGAGCTCTCCGCGTTCGGGGAGGGAGCGCTCGGTACGGACGCGATCCCGATCGGTCTCGTGGAAGTGCTCTACGGCCAACGTTTCGAGGGTGCGGACGTCGCGAACCTAGGCGCCTTCGGCGTCGACGGGCTCGACTACGTCACGGTCGCGATCGGCGCGCACCTGCGCGTCACGGATCGGCTCACGGTCTCCGCGGCCTGGGAGCGCCCCATCACCGACCACAAGAGCATCACGAGCGACCGCGTCACGACGAACGTCGCGTTCGAGTTCTAGGAGGGAGGAGACTCCGAGAGTCGCGCGCGACGCGAGAGCCGAGGGAGGCGTGCCCCCTCTCTCGGCTCACTTCCTGCGTGGAGGCAGCACGTCGGTGGCGGTTCCCGCAGCGACCTCTGCCGCGAACGCGACCGTCTCCGACAGCGTGGGATGCGCGTGAATCGTCAGGCCGAGGTCGTGCGCGTCGGCGCCCATCTCGATCGCGAGCGCGGCTTCGCCGATCAGCTCGCCGGCGTGAGCGCCGGCCATGCCCGCACCTAACAAGCGGCCGTCGTCGGCGGAGAACAGCAGCTTGGTCGTGCCCTCGCCGCGGCCCATTCCGAGCGCGCGCCCGGACGCCGACCACGGGAATACGCCCTTCTTCACCGCAACGCCCTGCGCCGTCGCTTGCTCCTCGGTGAGGCCGACCCACGCGACCTCGGGATCCGTGTATGCGATCGAAGGAATCGCGGCGGGCTCGAACGCAGCCTTGTGTCCCGCGATCGTCTCGGCCGCGACCTTGCCCTGATGCGTGGCGCGGTGCGCGAGCTGCGGCGGGCCCGTGACGTCACCGATCGCGAACACGTGGCCCACGTTCGTGCGGCACTGCGCGTCCACCGCGACGAAGCCGCGCGGCGCAAGCTGCACCCCCAACGACTCGAGGCCGATCTCCTCCACGTTGGCGCGGCGACCGACCGCCACCAGCACGCGATCGAAGCTGCGCGCGGGCGGCGCCTTCGGCCCGTCGTACGTGACGAAGAGGCAGTCGCTGCGCGCCTCGATCTTCGCGACGCCGGTGCCGATGTGAATCGCTTCGCAGCGCTCCTTCAGCCGCTTCTCGAGCACGCGCGCGAGGTCGCGATCGACGCCGACGAGCAGCCGGTCCATCAGCTCGACGATCGTGACGCGCACGCCGAGGGCGAGATACACGCACGCCATCTCGAGCCCGATGATGCCGCCGCCGACTACGAGCAAGCTGCGCGGGCTCCCTGATAACTCGAGCGCGCCGGTCGAGTCGAGAATGCGCGGGTCGCTCGGCAGCCCGGGCAGCATCACCGGGCGCGACCCCGTTGCGACGATCGCGTGCTCGAACGCGATCGTCTGCGCCCCGC
The window above is part of the Deltaproteobacteria bacterium genome. Proteins encoded here:
- the lpdA gene encoding dihydrolipoyl dehydrogenase, whose product is MAQLVVRVPDIGDFRDVDVVEVLVRAGDRVEREQALVVIESDKASMEVPSPSAGVVLSVAVQVNGKVSEGDAILTLDVAEEGVAAAAPARAASAPAPQTAPAPTDGSRVQLLVLGGGPGGYTAAFRAADLGLSVTLVERDATLGGVCTNVGCIPSKALLHVAEVIEQARAMREHGVDFGEPHLDRDRIRAYKDGIVAKLCGGLAALAKARKVTVVRGSGRFVSPNELAVDSPSGAQTIAFEHAIVATGSRPVMLPGLPSDPRILDSTGALELSGSPRSLLVVGGGIIGLEMACVYLALGVRVTIVELMDRLLVGVDRDLARVLEKRLKERCEAIHIGTGVAKIEARSDCLFVTYDGPKAPPARSFDRVLVAVGRRANVEEIGLESLGVQLAPRGFVAVDAQCRTNVGHVFAIGDVTGPPQLAHRATHQGKVAAETIAGHKAAFEPAAIPSIAYTDPEVAWVGLTEEQATAQGVAVKKGVFPWSASGRALGMGRGEGTTKLLFSADDGRLLGAGMAGAHAGELIGEAALAIEMGADAHDLGLTIHAHPTLSETVAFAAEVAAGTATDVLPPRRK